A single genomic interval of Penicillium psychrofluorescens genome assembly, chromosome: 2 harbors:
- a CDS encoding uncharacterized protein (ID:PFLUO_002349-T1.cds;~source:funannotate), with product MPIGSDLLASMAKRKVARSARVASWDQKGLNEDAFVVLPGESIVLADLEGPGAITHLWFVQTCRKMLGPGLIPYSKSGVAMMEIHNALGLSYEVSDPDYYRKVLIKMYWDDSETPNVIAPIGDFFCLGHSMAANFQSLPFTVSVKPSEEKKFGGAAAFNCYLTMPFNKRARIEIENQNDEAYFQYFYIDYELYPEPLSADTLYFHAHWHRMNPTNGWAPSRIQTNSLETQVPNLDGKDNYVVLETEGAGQFIGCNQSVAHFQGTWWGEGDDMIFIDDDTWPPSMHGTGGEDYFTQGWGMQKNAYPFCGTIIHEEDVPNYQVSYRWHLTDPVRFNKKIKVTLESGHANHLRDDWSTTAYWYQTLPGPKLDILPVEKRVPRKPQFPPSDDVPEPEVSSMSAEKQAMVRQRDERMEAFLKDRNEWLARRAQDSQERARSNVEICKDIRRRFLQGLGK from the coding sequence ATGCCTATCGGAAGCGATCTGCTGGCCAGCATGGCTAAGAGAAAGGTTGCCCGCAGCGCTCGCGTGGCTAGCTGGGACCAGAAGGGCCTCAACGAAGACGCCTTTGTCGTCCTGCCCGGCGAGTCCATCGTGCTCGCCGACCTGGAAGGACCCGGCGCCATCACGCACCTCTGGTTTGTCCAAACCTGCCGCAAGATGTTGGGCCCGGGCCTGATCCCCTACTCCAAGTCTGGTGTCGCGATGATGGAAATCCACAATGCGCTCGGCCTGAGCTATGAAGTCAGTGACCCGGACTACTACCGCAAGGTGCTTATCAAGATGTACTGGGATGATTCCGAGACGCCCAACGTGATCGCCCCCATCGGCGACTTCTTCTGTTTGGGTCActccatggcggccaatTTCCAGTCTCTTCCCTTCACGGTCTCGGTCAAGCCgtccgaggagaagaagttcggCGGCGCGGCTGCGTTCAACTGCTACCTCACGATGCCATTCAACAAACGCGCACgcatcgagatcgagaaccaAAACGACGAGGCCTATTTCCAGTATTTCTACATCGACTACGAGCTCTACCCAGAGCCTCTGTCCGCGGATACTCTGTACTTCCACGCTCACTGGCACCGCATGAACCCAACCAACGGCTGGGCGCCCTCCCGCATCCAGACCAACAGCCTCGAGACGCAAGTGCCCAACCTCGATGGAAAGGACAACTACGTCGTCTTGGAGACCGAAGGCGCCGGCCAGTTCATTGGCTGCAACCAGTCCGTCGCACACTTCCAGGGCACCTGGTGGGGCGAAGGCGACGACATgatcttcatcgacgacgacaccTGGCCGCCTAGCATGCACGGCACCGGCGGAGAGGACTATTTCACGCAGGGATGGGGCATGCAGAAGAATGCGTACCCGTTCTGCGGTACGATCATCCACGAAGAAGACGTCCCGAACTACCAGGTCAGCTATCGCTGGCACCTTACGGATCCCGTGCGcttcaacaagaagatcaaggtcacCCTCGAGTCTGGGCATGCGAACCACCTGCGCGATGACTGGAGTACGACCGCGTACTGGTACCAAACTCTTCCCGGCCCCAAGCTCGACATTCTGCCCGTGGAGAAACGCGTTCCGCGCAAGCCTCAGTTCCCGCCGTCGGACGATGTGCCGGAGCCAGAGGTGAGCAGCATGAGCGCGGAGAAGCAGGCGATGGTTCGGCAGCGGGATGAGCGAATGGAGGCATTTCTCAAGGACCGCAACGAGTGGCTGGCGCGGAGGGCGCAGGACTCTCAGGAGCGGGCGCGCAGTAATGTCGAGATTTGCAAGGATATCCGGCGGCGCTTCCTGCAGGGGTTGGGCAAGTAG